Genomic segment of Candidatus Eremiobacterota bacterium:
TGTGTCCGGGACGGCAAGCGTGGGCAGGGAGGGGGAGAGCCTCCACCGGGGGGATTTCCGCTCCCAGGCAAGACAGGCTTTTGAAAATGCCAGGGCGGTCCTTAAAAGCGCCGGAGCCGACTGGGCTGATGTCGTCAAGGCGACAATTTTCATCAAGGATATCAAAGAGCATTACATGGCCTTCAACGAGGTGAGGTGCGCCTATTTTAAAGAGATGGGAGTCAGAGAGTACCCCGCGTCCACCTGTATTGAAGCCACTCTTTGCCGTGATGATCTCCTCGTGGAGATGGATATGACTGCAGTTGTAGCTCTGTAGGGGCAGGTTTAAAGCCGGGTGCGGTGAAATCCTCATGAAAGAATGCATAATCACAAGGAGGGAATGATGAAAAGGAATTCTTTGACAATTGCTGCAGTTCTTATTGCTGCCTTTATTCTGGCGGCAGCTCCGGGGGCCTCTGCCGGGCAGGGCAAGGCAGAGCACTGGACCACCATGGTAACTCCGAAGCCTCTCAGCGATAATGTGAATAAAGGCCTCCAGTGGCTCACGGAGCACCAGCTCAAGAGCGGCGGCTGGGGGCAGGGTGAGGAATCTGAATCAATGGGCCATGGGATGGACAATCTCAAGGCTGTCGCCAATGTAGCCGACACGTGCATTGCCACGCTTGCCCTTCTGCGTTCGGGAAGCACGCCGGCGAAGGGCGGATAT
This window contains:
- a CDS encoding RidA family protein, producing MVIEKKTIHVPEAMCEAYHYPLPSAFSRGMEVRLPGARMVFVSGTASVGREGESLHRGDFRSQARQAFENARAVLKSAGADWADVVKATIFIKDIKEHYMAFNEVRCAYFKEMGVREYPASTCIEATLCRDDLLVEMDMTAVVAL